The Terriglobia bacterium genome includes a window with the following:
- a CDS encoding methylmalonyl-CoA mutase family protein: MAKTTNPGAPKAGAIKERQEKFTTLSGVPVDPVYTEDDLKDFSYSRDLGDPGQYPYTRGIHRTMYRGKLWTMRQFSGFGSPEDTNQRLHYLLKQGQTGLSIAFDLPTLMGYDSNHPLAEGEVGKCGVSVSSLEDMETMLAGLPLERVSTSMTINSPAAMIWAMYLVAAEKSGADWKRISGTLQNDILKEYIAQKEYIFPPQPSMRLVVDSIVFSARETPRWNPISISGYHIREAGSTAVQELAFTLRDGIEYVDWVKRAGLDVDEFAPRLSFFFNSHNDLFEEIAKFRAARKVWATVMRERYGAKDPRSWLCRFHTQTAGCSLTAQQPYNNVVRTAIQALAGVLGGPQSLHTNSLDEAWALPTEHAATLALRTQQVIAHESGVADVADPFGGSYFLEKLTLDTERACYEYFDKIDAMGGMVAAIEKGFPQKEIHEAAYSYQRAVEQKEKIIVGVNDFVTEEERPVDILVIDETIAKRQREKLAALKENRDNARVQQTLEALGAAAATDSNLMPCILECVRAYATLGEMCDVLRKVFGTYEEPAFR, from the coding sequence ATGGCAAAAACCACCAATCCGGGCGCGCCAAAGGCCGGCGCGATAAAGGAACGTCAAGAGAAATTCACCACCCTTTCGGGCGTTCCCGTTGATCCGGTTTATACCGAGGACGATCTCAAGGATTTCAGTTATTCACGCGATCTGGGCGACCCCGGCCAGTACCCTTACACCCGCGGGATTCACCGCACCATGTACCGCGGCAAGCTGTGGACCATGCGGCAGTTTTCCGGCTTCGGCAGCCCGGAAGACACCAACCAGCGCCTTCACTATCTTCTGAAGCAAGGCCAGACCGGGCTTTCCATCGCATTTGATTTGCCTACGCTGATGGGCTACGACTCGAACCATCCGCTGGCCGAAGGCGAGGTGGGCAAGTGCGGCGTCTCGGTCTCGTCTCTCGAAGATATGGAGACCATGCTCGCGGGGCTTCCTCTTGAGCGCGTCTCGACGTCGATGACCATCAATTCCCCGGCCGCCATGATCTGGGCCATGTACCTGGTGGCGGCGGAAAAGAGCGGAGCTGACTGGAAACGCATCTCGGGCACGCTCCAGAATGACATCCTGAAGGAATACATCGCTCAGAAGGAGTACATCTTCCCTCCTCAACCGTCCATGCGCCTGGTGGTGGATTCCATCGTCTTCAGCGCCAGGGAGACGCCGCGCTGGAACCCGATCTCCATCAGCGGCTACCACATTCGCGAGGCAGGTTCGACGGCGGTGCAGGAACTGGCCTTTACCCTGCGCGACGGAATTGAATACGTTGACTGGGTAAAGCGCGCGGGCCTCGATGTGGATGAATTTGCGCCACGGCTGAGCTTCTTCTTCAATTCCCACAATGACCTTTTCGAGGAGATTGCCAAGTTCCGCGCGGCGCGCAAGGTCTGGGCCACGGTGATGCGCGAACGCTACGGCGCGAAGGACCCTCGCTCGTGGCTCTGCCGGTTCCACACACAGACGGCAGGATGCTCCCTGACGGCCCAGCAGCCTTACAACAACGTGGTGAGAACAGCCATTCAGGCGCTGGCGGGCGTGCTGGGAGGGCCCCAGTCGCTCCACACGAATTCATTGGACGAAGCCTGGGCGCTGCCCACCGAGCACGCGGCAACGCTGGCCCTGCGCACCCAGCAGGTGATCGCGCATGAAAGCGGCGTGGCGGATGTGGCCGATCCATTCGGCGGCTCATATTTCCTAGAAAAGCTGACGCTTGATACAGAGCGCGCCTGCTACGAATATTTTGACAAAATCGACGCCATGGGCGGCATGGTGGCCGCCATCGAAAAAGGTTTTCCGCAAAAGGAGATCCACGAGGCGGCTTACTCCTATCAACGGGCCGTCGAGCAGAAAGAAAAGATCATTGTGGGCGTCAACGATTTTGTCACTGAAGAGGAACGGCCGGTTGACATTCTCGTGATCGACGAAACGATTGCGAAGCGGCAGCGGGAAAAACTGGCGGCGCTGAAGGAGAATCGTGATAACGCCCGCGTCCAGCAAACGCTTGAGGCGCTGGGCGCCGCCGCCGCGACCGACAGCAACCTGATGCCCTGCATCCTGGAATGCGTGCGGGCCTATGCCACGCTCGGCGAGATGTGCGACGTGCTGCGCAAAGTGTTCGGAACTTATGAGGAACCGGCATTCCGGTAG
- a CDS encoding GxxExxY protein gives MTDPELTHAIIGAAIEVHRQLEPGLLESAYEECMARELALRSIPFDRQKPLPVVYKGVRLECGYRLDLLVDGRVVVELKPVEALAPIHGAILLTYLKLSGCKIGLLINFNCAVLKGGIRRRALRYDREPATHRRGPEDPEEKLKCPTAEFES, from the coding sequence ATGACCGACCCGGAACTCACGCACGCAATCATCGGAGCCGCTATTGAGGTTCATCGTCAGCTCGAGCCGGGCCTTCTGGAATCCGCCTATGAGGAATGCATGGCCAGGGAACTCGCGCTCCGGTCCATACCTTTCGATCGTCAGAAGCCCTTGCCTGTCGTTTACAAAGGCGTCAGACTGGAATGCGGTTATCGGCTGGACTTGCTCGTGGACGGACGTGTCGTCGTCGAGCTCAAGCCTGTTGAGGCTCTCGCCCCAATTCATGGTGCAATTCTCCTGACTTATCTGAAGCTTTCCGGATGCAAAATCGGACTCCTGATAAACTTTAACTGCGCAGTACTCAAAGGCGGTATTCGCAGGCGCGCCTTGCGCTACGATCGTGAGCCAGCAACTCACCGCAGAGGCCCAGAGGACCCGGAGGAAAAGCTGAAATGCCCGACCGCAGAATTCGAGTCTTAG
- a CDS encoding cobalamin B12-binding domain-containing protein has product MPDRRIRVLVAKPGLDGHDRGAKIVARALRDAGMEVIYTGLRQTPEQIASAAVQEDVDAVGISILSGAHNTIVPRICQLLREAGMADVLVIVGGIVPDEDIPSLKESGVAAVFQPGAATQEIVDFIRSHVKQVA; this is encoded by the coding sequence ATGCCCGACCGCAGAATTCGAGTCTTAGTTGCCAAGCCCGGCCTCGACGGGCACGACCGGGGCGCCAAGATTGTGGCCCGCGCTTTGCGTGACGCCGGCATGGAAGTGATCTACACCGGCCTGCGCCAGACGCCGGAGCAGATCGCCAGCGCCGCTGTGCAGGAAGACGTAGACGCCGTCGGCATCTCGATCTTGTCGGGCGCGCACAACACCATCGTTCCGCGCATCTGCCAGTTGCTGCGCGAAGCTGGCATGGCGGACGTGCTGGTGATTGTCGGCGGCATCGTTCCGGACGAAGATATCCCCAGCTTGAAGGAGTCCGGAGTGGCGGCGGTGTTCCAGCCCGGGGCCGCCACGCAGGAGATAGTAGATTTCATCCGCAGCCACGTAAAGCAAGTGGCATAG
- a CDS encoding DUF1572 family protein codes for MAHEFTTSHLKDSIDLLRHYKQLAERAMAQIPDEAFAHSLDAESNSIATIVKHLAGNMRSRFTDFLSSDGEKPERNRDMEFEAPPKTRTEVVQLWEAGWECVFSALAPLSDADLTRTVLIRTEPHSVMQAINRQIAHYCSHIGQIIFLAKHFAGDQWKAVTVPRGKSAEFAARVAKGELSQR; via the coding sequence ATGGCACATGAATTCACGACGTCTCATCTGAAAGATTCCATCGACCTGCTCCGCCATTACAAACAACTTGCAGAACGCGCCATGGCACAGATTCCCGACGAGGCCTTCGCCCATTCGCTCGACGCAGAATCGAATTCAATTGCCACCATCGTGAAACACCTGGCCGGCAATATGCGCTCGCGTTTCACCGACTTCCTGTCCTCGGACGGAGAAAAGCCAGAGCGCAATCGCGACATGGAATTTGAAGCCCCGCCGAAAACCCGGACTGAAGTGGTGCAGTTGTGGGAGGCCGGCTGGGAATGCGTTTTTAGCGCGCTGGCGCCACTCAGCGACGCTGATCTAACCCGCACCGTTTTGATTCGCACGGAGCCGCACTCCGTGATGCAGGCCATTAACCGCCAAATCGCCCATTACTGCTCGCACATCGGCCAGATTATCTTTCTGGCAAAACATTTCGCCGGCGATCAATGGAAAGCCGTGACCGTGCCTCGCGGGAAATCAGCAGAATTCGCTGCCAGGGTAGCGAAAGGCGAGCTTTCACAGCGATAA